In Brevinematia bacterium, the DNA window GGTGAAAAATTATTCTCCTGAACTACAGCTTTGTAACCTAGGACTGTGTGAGTTTTTACCTTGTTATACTCCTCAGGTGTGAGTTTGGTTTCTCTCTCTAAAATACTCATAGGTATGTATACCATACCAATGTCCATTAGCACAAGTCCTGTAGCTAGCATCTTCAATTTCTGCTCAGGGAATCCTATCTCCATTCCTAAAAGAACGCCAAGCAGGGTAACATTGACTGAGTGACTTGGGAGATACTTTGATGCACTTGCAGTATGTACCAGGTTTATTATGATGTTTTTGTCCTTAACTTCCTTGATTTTTGCAAGTATTGCTTCTACTACGTTATCCTGCACTTTGTTAGTAGGAATATCTTTTGATACTTTGTAGTTTGTATAAATAGCCTCTACATTGCTTACTATCGCCTTATAGAAGGAATCTAGTTTTTTAGTTTCTGTTTCTAGCACATCCTCAAAAGTTTCTTCATCTTTCTTAGTCTCAACTATTCCCTTCACATCACCGGCAGTTTCCACAAATTTTACGCCATTTTTTTTAAGTCTTTCTATGACCCTAGAAGTTATAGGTACGTTTGCTTCAGCGACTATTTCGTAGTTGTCTCCGAATACTGTTCTTGTGAACACCATCCCAGGCTTTAGTTCATCAACAGGAATTCTCTTCATTTGCAATTTACCATTCATAACTTAAACCTCTCTGACTTCAGAGTTATATAAATTCTTAATAATCATAGCGTCATATTCAATATTTGAGCTTTCGCAAACTACTACTCCCTCTATCTTTAGATGTTTGAAGGTCTTTATTATGGTTTTGTAGTTCAGTTGGGTTTCTGCAAAAGTATTGTGGAATTTTTCTCCTTTAGCTCCAAACTCTATTCCGCTCAGGTGAATATGCATGTTTTTCAAAGCTTTGTCTCCTAGTTCTTTGGCAATATAGTCAAATATACCTAGTATTTCCTTTTCAGAGTTATAACCACCTCTACTCCTAGCGTA includes these proteins:
- a CDS encoding HD-GYP domain-containing protein; this translates as MNGKLQMKRIPVDELKPGMVFTRTVFGDNYEIVAEANVPITSRVIERLKKNGVKFVETAGDVKGIVETKKDEETFEDVLETETKKLDSFYKAIVSNVEAIYTNYKVSKDIPTNKVQDNVVEAILAKIKEVKDKNIIINLVHTASASKYLPSHSVNVTLLGVLLGMEIGFPEQKLKMLATGLVLMDIGMVYIPMSILERETKLTPEEYNKVKTHTVLGYKAVVQENNFSPEVGRVCLEHHERWDGTGYPRKLEKFQISEYARIAGIVDTYEAMIRKRVYRDKLMSFEAMKTILAEGSTKFDPDILKTFTKMMSIYPIGSYVMLNTKAIAKVISSDPISPFRPIVKVVYDEFGTKIEDGEVIKLSEEQKLFIVKPIKEEEISSIGV